The genomic DNA AGGGGTTGCATAAGGCTCCCGTTTATATAGCCGTGATACGTCGTGTAGACGGCTGCCGGGTTTTGTTGGTGTGGATCTTGAGAATACGGTGCAGGCATGTTTACCACACCTACTGGTAACTGACTCGCCTGATTCATAAAACCACCGAGCTGTGCCGCTTGATTCATATAACCAGTTGTTGGTTGAGCAACTCTGTAGCCATATGGTGATGCCATTATATTTGGATTCAATGTAACGTTTGGACTAACTCGAGAAGCGGCACTTTGCATTTGTGGGCAAGTACCACTTGGGTCCAATGACTGTCTATAAAGACCCTCACTTGCATATGTTTGATTCAAAGATGCCATATTTGCGTTTGCCGACGGCCTCGAAGCAGATCTGCTCGATGGTCCAGGAGTGCCGGGTGGTGCAGTATTTAcattataataattcttaCCATATCCTAAAGGTACCTGGGGAGGTGTAGGTAGCTGTCTCGATGTTTGTGGGGGTGTCATGGTATGAGGGATAGGTGGGGGTGGGGTCAAGTTCATAGCCGGAGGAGGAGTTGGAGGTATCATTTCCAACCCATTTGTCAACTGTTGTAATTTTGCCAAACTGCAAGAGTTCGGAGTTTGATGATTGCCAGATCCTGTGAGTGATGGTGGGGCCGGTGTGTGTGAGTGAGGTGGCATTGTGCTCGTCTGAATGTAGAAATTCGTTGCTGTTGTACAAGGTGTTGGAGCCCCAGATCTGCCACCTCTGTGTTGGATAACGTAGGTGTTTTGTGTTGGAAATGCTTGAGACGCTACGGCCATATAGTTTCCTTGAGAAATAACAGCCATGTTGTGAGAATGGGCTGCATGTGTATGCGAGTGAGGATGAGACATTGGCGGCACAGTCATGGAAGACTGTTGGTACTGTGGTGGTAAATGCGATCCATGTGTGTGGGCTATAGTATTATGACTAACGTGAGCTGCTGAATGTTGAGAACTCTGAGCATGGGAGGTTGGGGGAGTAGCTCGATGAGACCTTTGTTGGGTAGATCTCGATCTATGTGTTTGCGATCCGCTTGCTCGCTTACTGCTGTGAGACTGTGATTGTTGTTGATGTGCggactgttgttgttgttgttgttgttgctgctgctgttgttgctgctgatgctgctgctgttgttgttgttgttgttgtgatTGGTTATGAGCCATGCTTTGATTTTGTGCTTGTTGCTGTGCTCCAAGAGATAACTGCATTGGTTGCGGTGTATGCGACTGAGGGAGTGGCTGTGGGGTATGACTTTGAGGCATAGGTTGTGGGCTTTGAATAGGTATATTTTGTGGTGTATGGGATTGAGATAATGGTTGTGGTGTATGAGATTGAGAAAGAGGCTGTGGAGTATGGCTCTGAGGAATGGGTTGTGGACTCTGCGTCGGAATACTTTGGGGAGTATGTGACTGGGGTGTACGTGGTTGCTGCAGTGGCTGTGGTGTGTGAGGCTGATGCATGGGATGTATTGCTACATGTGCTGGGGGCGTATGCTGAGGCATTGAACAATCAGAGTACTGAACTTGTGGTGGAATATTAACCGAAACTGGAGGGGCTGTGATTTGCACTGGGGTTGAAATATTCGCTGGAGCAGATGGAGGCATAGGTAATGCGCTAGGAGGTCTTTCCACACTGTTTTGAGATGCTAAATCACTAGCTATTGATGTAGGAGATTCTAACCCAAGCTGATTGACGTCAAGTTCACATTGTCCATAATGCAACGAATGTACGGAATTAGTTGTGGAATCTGGAGTATAAACACCCATTGAAGGTAAGTCTGGTTGCGACGGAGGAGTTCTTTTCACAGACCCTGGATTGTCTAAATGAGGCGTAGTTTTACCACTTTCAGGggagttttgtttttcttcttgatGCATTTGAAGATGTAGCGTGTCCTGTTCTGTGACAGGTACAATCTTTTCCTGAGGTGTAGCTAATTGTGTCTCCATCATTGCTATGGTGCCAGTGGTTTCCCTTTTTTCAGCAAGCAGGTTATTTGTTTTACTTTGTGATAAACTATCTTTCAATTCTTTAGGTTTTTCCCACATGTTTGGTTGCTGTGGGATGGATTGTTCTTGATCTATTTTCTCCACtttttctggaattttttcctttGGCGGCGATGCAGGTTGAGCAGGAGCAGTGATCTCTGGAATTTGAGCTGTTTCCGAATTTTGTAAAAGCTCCTTAGTGACatcgtttctttcttcaatAGTAGGCTTATCTATATCACTTTTTCTTGGACTCGGTTTTTCCTTTTGCTTGATAATTTTATCCTTTACAATTTCCTTctcaatcattttttcttgcttCTCTACCTTGTCCTTGACTGGACTAGGTGGTGTAAGTGGTGCTTGTTGCGGAATCGATTTTGACCTTGGAGgaggttcttcttcttcttctccctcATCCTCATCACCACCCTCATATTCCCCTGGACTTCCAGTTGGTACTTCGCTTTCAGTCTGATCTGTTACTGCTGGTGTTTCGATTTGATCTGCTTTATCACCTTTTATACTACTTGGCCTTGAAGGAAACATCTCAGGAATAGTCATTTGTTTGCTAGATACTTTAGTTTGTACCTCTTCAGGAGGAGGTGACAACGAAGGTGGAGGAATGACCGGACTTTTCGTTCTGTCCTTAGTTGGTGTTTCAGGTTTCAACTCAGGCATCTTCAAGCTCTCAGCTACTGTAGCTACCGCAACTTTGGCTCTACTACGCCTCGACATTGGAGAACATTTTACGTCTTTGATTTCCTCCTTTTTCCCGTTACATTGTGCATCTTCTAACGCCTTCTTTTCTCTTGCTTGTTTTGCttgtagattttttgtttGCCGGCTAGTAACTTTCATCAAAATATCATCTAGTTTGCTTTGTTTCTTTGTAGGTTTTGGAGTAGGTACTGGGGAAGGTGGTGTAGAGACTTTGAGAGGACTTTTCGGAGTTTCTATTGCTGCGTCCAATTGTACTTCTGTTTCTTCAGCCTTgttcttttcctctttttcattttcttttttcttttctctgtctctttctcgttcattttctttttctctttcattttccctctctttttccttttccttcattttctctttttccttttccttctctatttctttttccttttccctttctttttctctctctttttccttttccttctccttttcCCTAATAGATTCACGAGTTCGCTTTCTACTACTTTCAACTTTCTCTTCTTTATCTTCAGATTCAGTCTTTTCGGaatgttttcgttttcttaaAGGTATTGAAACTGGGGGTTCagctgtaatattttttggtgcccttattcttcttcttgaaGTTGACGTTGGGGTGGCTTTAGGAGTATTTGTAACGGGAGGATTTTTTGCAGCAACACtacttttcgtattttttggtGTGACCAAGACTTCCTTATCCACTTCCATATTCATCTTCGTTTCTTCAACTTCTACGACTTTCTGGTTATCTTTGACTGCTAATTTGTTGTCATTGATTTTGTCTTtacttttatctctttctttAGAATGAACAGTTTTTTGGGTAGATTTGGGTTTTAGAGGAGATGCTCTTCTGTGTCCCGATCTTCTTCCCCGtggcttcttttttattttgaccttctgaattttttctacaattgtGGGTATGGGCTTGGGCTCCAGTATCGGTGAACTTTCGGAGCCAGTCTCCCCCCCTTCCTCAGTACTCTGATATGGGTTGGAAATCTGACTGAGTAATGGGATCCATCGCAAGCACTCTGGATCTAAACTTATTCGAGAACTCTTGCGAACTTTTGCCATGTGAATGTCAACTTTATGCCAATCCACCGCGATTATTACCTTTGGTTTGTCATCCTTAGATGTATTAACTGGTCGGATAAAGCCAAGTAGCTGCATTGCCATTGCAATGTCATGAGCTGATACTCCAGTTTCTTTTGTGATATCGCCAAGCTTAACGTCTTTATCTGTTCGGTGTGAATCCAGGTACTCGAGAACAACACTCTTCCAGAAAGAGTAATAAGACACTCTACCCAAATCGGACAACGGTTTTTCCGGAGTACCCGGAATACCCTCCACTTTTGATAACAAGTAACTAAATTCTATAAGAAAGCGGCCAAACCCTTGTCTTTGATACTGGGGTAGAGTCATTATGCATGAAACATTGTACCTTTGCGCAGGACAGTGTTTTTCTTTGCTAAAATATCCCACTAAATGACAACCGTATTTATCATTCTTTGTGACtgcgtaaaataaaaatggttcAACATCGTAGTAGAGGGTTTTGTGATCCAGAAACAGCTTTGCCAGCAAACATAAATTCTGacagtaaattttattcacattgCCGTCAATCTGAAACAAAGTATCACAATGTTTTCAAGGAATTTCAGTGTCTGGAAACATTTGTACAGTAAATAATCCAGCTATATTCCCATTTTAACAGTCCAATGTACTGTATTGGTCTATATATAAGTCAATCCCCAATTTCGCGACTCAATTTgaaggatttttttacatcaaataAAGGTCGaatttattagaaaattattcattaccATAAGCGTATTTGTCGATCCATATCGCATTTTTGCACACATTGTATCAATGAAACTTGAGCATATTTTCTAAATATcccatttttaatttgtttatttctacAGCCTGATGCtgtttggaaaaattgaagtttgATTTCTCAAGATTCGTGATTTTATTGgtcaaattttacgaaaattgttcgataacgaaattttttaaatatatttatattataatttttttaaatataatagtTCGATAAAGCCGATTTCCTAAAAACTCCCGAATGTAACCCTCCAACCCTCCGAGTGGGTCGAGTACGGATTTTTAGAAGGAATTGGCTCACAAAAAACTCGAGTTATATTCAGACCAATACAGTAATTAAAGAGATGATAAGTAATCAGCTATCCAATGACGAGTATTCATAACAAATAAAACTGACTCACCTCAAAAACAGATAAACCGTTACATCGATAAATTTCTGTGGCAGGTGGATGTCTCCATTGGCATTTATCCATATGCCTATCCAACACAGCTCGACTCTTAGTGTACTTCAAACAGAACTCACAGAAGAACAGCTTAGGTAATCTAGCATATTCTTGGGGAAATGGACTGGAGTACCAAGTTTCAACTTCGTATCTCCCGAAAACGATTGCAGCAGGATTTCTGCTACCCGCTCCAGGTCCGGTACCACCGGGACTCACAGACGAGTCTGTAACCTCATCAGATGTCACAGTTAGACCGTTAGCTCGTTCTCTAGCCTCTTTAAATAGATCCACATCCTTCTGCGTTACACCTGGAGGTAATGTCTGGGTTGCGACGGGTTCATCTGCAAagcataaatgaatatttctcaACTTTCAAATAGAATTTATCAGCTTCCAGTTAATAGGttaaatacagaaaaaaaacaaattgtagACAAATGGTTGATTATCAAAAATGGATAAtatgatgattttttcaagttgCTTTCTAATATTCTACAATAAGCGACATTTCAAATAGTAGTAAACTATctcaaaagttataatcatgaCTACCGACTCATAAGTTTGGATGCAAACATTGTATGGCAATTGCTTGAATTTAGTGCTTTATTTTTGACATAACtatggatttgaaaaattcattcatttaaaaCAAGTGCAACGTGTTATATACAATTTGAATACATCATTCAGGAGCGTAAAATTATGCAAGATGTATGCTAATTGTAATCCTACATATGTTTTGctatatgtaaaaataaattcaaatgaaaataggtGCAAATAACTGGATTAGTGTTAATTGTGAGTAACAAAGCTAAGCTCTGGGAAGGCGGAATGTGTTGGCAAAGTGTCGAGTACTCTGGGGTAATGAATACGGAAAACCAGTGagtgataaataattatgcCTGTCACATATCAAGAACCGCAGCTACAGTAGCCCCGTTAATAAAGAATGAATGATAATGGTAGTAGTGAGTGAGCTGCCACCCAGTGCCTTTTATTTGGATGCAggatagtttttttctttgttatttgGGCTGGAAAAGGAGTTTCTTTATGCACCAGGAAAGATGGCTCGCGCATTGAAGTTGGAGGTTCAGATGAGGCAATAAATTCGCTCAAAACGtaattgatattatattatattagatattatattaattgaaTAGCATAAATTGATAAACTCTCGCTGTATTCACTGCAACTAGttgataaattgtaaattgagTCTCAATCAATGAAATCAGAATAAATGCATTTAAATTCAGCAGAATATGGTGGCTATTGCAACAGAGCAATACATAAAACAGTTTCTTCGAAAAATCACGATAACaatgagacaaaaaaattagagtgccaaagaataataaaagtaaCATGCAATGAATGTGGAAAGTTACTTCACAATGTAATGTAAGTGGaggtataacgtataaataataatttatcacagtgataattttttgcaaatacttAAACTCTGTCACAACATTCAATACGGCAAGTCGAAAATTCATCTACTTGAAAGTGTACAGTACTTTATCGTTATATAAAACATGTAAGTTGATTAAATAAACAGAACAATATCTTTGATTTGTATACCTCTTCTAAGATTACACCATGGATTTGTTAAGCGATTGAAAAAACATGATTGTTCAGTTTAATCAATGTTTCTACTGATCACgttaataacaattaaaaatattcgagcTGGTTACCGACTTATAAAGCagattatttaataaattcattcaattcaaCCTTAAAACAATCACGTTATCCAGAAGAGAatatcacacacacacatcacaCCACACCACACCGCCAACACATCCACGGTGGTGAGCGAGGATTAGATTAAGGGAAGTCGCGATGGGGTGCATTTTTCAGGTTTGGATCGTGAATGGGTGGGGTAGACTCTTACCCTTCTTGGTGGAGCAGGGTGTCGCGCGGGGTGTCGTGGTGGTGTTGGTGGTGGTGGCGCTAGTATAGGCTCGAGGGTTGGGTTTTGGATTTGGTTTAAGGTTGGAATTGCTGCCAGGGATATTTTTTGGAATAGCGGGCTCAGGGTGGCGAGTCTGGGTGGCCTCTGTGATCAGTTGTTTTTTTCGCGAATGCTGCTCATTCTTCATTAGACTGGAAGGCGATGAACAAGGTGAGACCATGCTGCCATATTTAAGACATCGTGATTCGTCAACacctttcaaaaattttttttggtcctGCTCATGACGTTTGCTATTGACTGCAGTTTTCACTAAATTCGAGGGTGTCATTTTAGGTTGCTTATGAAAATCTTGGAACTCTTGCGAATCTTGTGAGTCTGATCGAAAGAAACTTTCGTCAGAAGGTATAAATATGCCAGGTCTAGGTACTCTGAGAATTTCCGTCACATCACTAggctttttcttttcagtttTCCCAACGTTAGCTGTTGGCTCCTCCTGTTTACATCTCTGATTCcctttcgatattttattcgattttacaataatattggGATTGCTGCGCTCTTCAGGGCTGGGCCTTTTTCTTCTATCAGGGGCATAATTTGGGGCCTGAGTACCTGACCGTGCCCTGCTATTGGTTGGAGCTGTAAAGAAGTGGCTAAGACCGTCGAATAGACCTTTCAATTGACCTACACCCGGTTTGATTTTACTGTCAGATGATAAAGTCGAACTGTCATGgttaattttttgcttcttcttaTTGTCCGAAGGACTTGTAGCTGGCTGTATATTAAATCCAAACGTAGGTTTACTACTCAAGTCAAGTTTAGGTAATGATGCACCAAAAGTGTTTGTTATGTTGCTAAAAAACGGTGATTCCACGTTCAGTTTAGCAGCAGCTGCAGCAAAGCCCCAAGGTTTGTCTTCGTTAAGATCACAAGAAAAAGGCCCTGCTGATTTTTGGGGTGCTTCTtgttcttcctcctcctcgtcatcGGAGGAAGATGAATCGCTAGAATCAGTTGAACTACTCGAACTACCTTCAGCATCGTCGTTATCTTGGTCGTCAGAGCTATCCGTATCGTCAGAACTATCACTTTCGCTAACCtcgctgccgctgctgctagACACTGGGGGCACCCTTCTATTAGGGGTGACTTTTTTAGGGGTTACGTTGTTCTGAGACGACTTAGGACTGACACTTTGAGAGGACCTAGACTTATCACCGCCCCCCACCCGCTTTAGCTTATTGTGATCTGCGTTAAACGCGCTCGATCTAAAGAACTTTTGCTTCTCTTTAGAGATCCTGTCGTTCTTTTCTTCAAGCAGCCTACCCTGGCCTGCGAGTGGGGTGGGGGGTTGTGGTAATGGAGAAGGAGTTTGGGTTGGTTGACAGGGAGAGACAACACCCGCATTACCGTCCGAGCAGCTCTCCACCAGAGCTGCGGCTGCAGTACTCTTCTTTGCTGGAGTCACACCTGCCAAGCTCTTCCGCGACACTCCTAATCTGTAATTCAACCAAATACTTGTAATGTAGCATATTAAATTTGATAAGTTTGATTACCTTGCAATATACTTTTCACAATTGGATTTTAAGGAGAGtcgcgttaaattttttacagttctAATCGATTGTCCAATACAGAATCAtactttaaataaatttgaattctctACACGATATTGACCATGATTTATTCGGGCTAAAAGTCTTTACTCAATGGATATAAATATCTAACAAATGATTTGGAGTATTTAGTCATCTATATGTCACTAAATTCGATTGATGATAAACATCATATTTGTTGTATCTGGAAAAATCATCTTGAAAACTATCTTCAGACCTTTTCAACTAGTGTTTGTACatggtaattttattttaatagtgAATCACACATTTCAACTTACTTTCTATTCTCACGAATCTTGCTGAGTTTTTTCCGCGTACTTGTGGGTGTCCCAGATTCAAGATTAGATACATCATGCACTTTATGTTTTTTGCTATCCTCCTTTGGTGTGTTAGGTGCATGTGCAGTTTGACAATGTCGACATCTCCAAGgtgctttattttttttatccaaaacgGGGTCTAAGCACGTTGGGTGATAGCACTTGATGCATCCAGCACACTTAACTAGGTAGTTCTGAGACGCCTGTTCCAGTTTGCAGCCAGCGCATGTCGGAGAACAATCGTCACAGCACCATGACGTACCTCTATccacaaaaattgaaagttcTGGGGGAGCGCACGAATTGTGAAGCGCTGCACCACATATACTACATCTACTCAACTTCTCTGCAGCGTTacgtttgttgttgttgttatttccAGCTGTTGTAGTTCCAAGACACTCTTTGCAAATCGGCAATGGTGCGGGAGGCTAAGCAAAACAAACATCAACAATAATGAATTTGAGAATCTAGGATCAACGACACGCTCAAGTTTAAATTAGGGGATAAGTTATCACTGTTCAGCGTGATTTTctgatcattatttttaaaaccggtgcaaaacgatttttcaactgAAGAAACCTTCATTTTCTATGGGTTCATAGACGACATTTGTGCTTTGGTGATAAAACATGAAACTACAATAAATTCCAGGAGTTTTCCAGAAGCAATATTCAAAAATCACTTCCGGCTACATTATGATAAAAAGTTTAGGTATATTTAACATAAAACACATTGTGTAAACAATGCTGTGAGACAGAAGACTTGTAGGGGAAAATATGCAAGTGACTTATCCTGAGTATTCGTATCACATTTGACACTCAAAAACAGATCACAGTTTGTTTCCATGTATTCTATCTTATCAGTAATGCGTACATTTGCGATGTGAAACATACTTTTTACAACCATGTAGCGATCGCATCTTAAGTTTAATCTGATTGTACTTCTAATTCATTCCAACCCATCCAATTCTTGGTTTACACGACTACTTTCTGCAAATTACTTGTAATACTCTTGTTATGCATATTGAATTTGCTCTGTACACGGAAAACAATATTGAGTACCTAGCTGTTCTGAGATCCAAGGTTTCGCTTCTCTAggtaaaatttgataaagttTTGCTGTACAACCTGGTTAGGAGAATCAGTCTGattgtctttttttattgattggAATGTGACACTAAGTGAGATAACAGCCCAATATAATCACAGCGAGTTGTCCGAAAGTGatcatatatattcatatgctTTACACGTTACTTCGACAATAAACAAAGAATCCATAATTTAACATTCAGGTTCCTGATAATTTACGACACGTGAGAAATAAGCCTGTCGATATCAAGATGGATAACTCTACTGTTGCCACACATTTTgaatagtatatgtatatactgtcCACTTATTTATGTGAATAGTAGCAGCCCTTTGCAACTCCAGCAGCAAATATTGTGAAATACTTTTTAGGGCAAAACTATTAATTATAGTAATATGCTCTCCGGGACTGTTTTGTAGAGCTTATCGAGACCTTGAAAACACTTAAACACAACTTTCTTCTATCTGTAACAGTTAGTGGAGCATTCACATAAGTGTGTGATCCCTTTCCGATTTGGCTTACAAATATCGCTATACCTCCAAAAATATTGATCTGCttgtaacaaaatttagattaaAACCTGACCAGAAACCTGGTCAAAATCGTTTTAGTAATTCTGGAGTGATATCCGGACATACGGACAAACAGACAGAGaaacattgaattttatatatgtaGAAAAGCAAAGAAGCAATGCAGCAACGTCATCAATGAATCAACTGTGCAAACGCCAGTTTCGATTGATTTCTTATTATAGAAAGTTGTGGACAGTTGATGTCCATCATTCGACATATACAGTCGATGAGATACAAAATGAATGGTTaacaacccccccccccccccccccccccccatacaCACACACTTAGGGTATATAATGGCTTTCAAGTGGCTAGTATAGAATTAAGATGGAAATAAACAactttctaaaaataaaataaagtaaatacaAACAGGATCCGTATCATACGGAGTGCATCATCGTGAGACCAATCAGGGAAGAcctttattcaaaaaaatacctGTGTATATTCATtggatgtataataatatatatacacgggtCTCAATACACATAAATACAGTGGATATCGATTATATAGCAAAACATAAGAATCGAACAGAAAAGCTTGTTGTCTTCCAGTAAGTAATACTCCGAGGAATATTTGTGAACAAATGAAATGAACGGGGTCCCTAGATTCGCGCCTACATTTTTCCAGATAGGTGAACAGAGattcatgtatataaattgtcatgtgcgaaaaatttcaaattaaaaacgtTCTGAATTACGTTTTAAATTTAGCAAGCATAGTACTACAGTACGACTGCCTCGGGCGACTCTTGATCGGTCGAAAAGCGCGCGAAAGGCAGACAATAACCTTCCGGTTTGTGGTGGGGCAACAAAAGAGGGggaagaggagaaggagaaggaaggCGATGGAACGCAGTT from Diprion similis isolate iyDipSimi1 chromosome 2, iyDipSimi1.1, whole genome shotgun sequence includes the following:
- the LOC124416133 gene encoding histone acetyltransferase KAT6B isoform X1, which gives rise to MGEPESADTWSAWFLDAIRKIRSQKQRPSVERICHAIRQHHNYHEEEIGEHLEVAVKRGDVLKVFNKGQSSYKDPGGLQSRPLKVSKSTDLSKVFGKAVRELGEREGSTLKNIEKYIRQSHTVEEDSDGDLRTALRLSAKRAVDRGFVLQDGRLFRQPDRPPNTGKRLSESTAQNSSLDSPAKPPAPLPICKECLGTTTAGNNNNNKRNAAEKLSRCSICGAALHNSCAPPELSIFVDRGTSWCCDDCSPTCAGCKLEQASQNYLVKCAGCIKCYHPTCLDPVLDKKNKAPWRCRHCQTAHAPNTPKEDSKKHKVHDVSNLESGTPTSTRKKLSKIRENRKLGVSRKSLAGVTPAKKSTAAAALVESCSDGNAGVVSPCQPTQTPSPLPQPPTPLAGQGRLLEEKNDRISKEKQKFFRSSAFNADHNKLKRVGGGDKSRSSQSVSPKSSQNNVTPKKVTPNRRVPPVSSSSGSEVSESDSSDDTDSSDDQDNDDAEGSSSSSTDSSDSSSSDDEEEEEQEAPQKSAGPFSCDLNEDKPWGFAAAAAKLNVESPFFSNITNTFGASLPKLDLSSKPTFGFNIQPATSPSDNKKKQKINHDSSTLSSDSKIKPGVGQLKGLFDGLSHFFTAPTNSRARSGTQAPNYAPDRRKRPSPEERSNPNIIVKSNKISKGNQRCKQEEPTANVGKTEKKKPSDVTEILRVPRPGIFIPSDESFFRSDSQDSQEFQDFHKQPKMTPSNLVKTAVNSKRHEQDQKKFLKGVDESRCLKYGSMVSPCSSPSSLMKNEQHSRKKQLITEATQTRHPEPAIPKNIPGSNSNLKPNPKPNPRAYTSATTTNTTTTPRATPCSTKKDEPVATQTLPPGVTQKDVDLFKEARERANGLTVTSDEVTDSSVSPGGTGPGAGSRNPAAIVFGRYEVETWYSSPFPQEYARLPKLFFCEFCLKYTKSRAVLDRHMDKCQWRHPPATEIYRCNGLSVFEIDGNVNKIYCQNLCLLAKLFLDHKTLYYDVEPFLFYAVTKNDKYGCHLVGYFSKEKHCPAQRYNVSCIMTLPQYQRQGFGRFLIEFSYLLSKVEGIPGTPEKPLSDLGRVSYYSFWKSVVLEYLDSHRTDKDVKLGDITKETGVSAHDIAMAMQLLGFIRPVNTSKDDKPKVIIAVDWHKVDIHMAKVRKSSRISLDPECLRWIPLLSQISNPYQSTEEGGETGSESSPILEPKPIPTIVEKIQKVKIKKKPRGRRSGHRRASPLKPKSTQKTVHSKERDKSKDKINDNKLAVKDNQKVVEVEETKMNMEVDKEVLVTPKNTKSSVAAKNPPVTNTPKATPTSTSRRRIRAPKNITAEPPVSIPLRKRKHSEKTESEDKEEKVESSRKRTRESIREKEKEKEKEREKEREKEKEIEKEKEKEKMKEKEKERENEREKENERERDREKKKENEKEEKNKAEETEVQLDAAIETPKSPLKVSTPPSPVPTPKPTKKQSKLDDILMKVTSRQTKNLQAKQAREKKALEDAQCNGKKEEIKDVKCSPMSRRSRAKVAVATVAESLKMPELKPETPTKDRTKSPVIPPPSLSPPPEEVQTKVSSKQMTIPEMFPSRPSSIKGDKADQIETPAVTDQTESEVPTGSPGEYEGGDEDEGEEEEEPPPRSKSIPQQAPLTPPSPVKDKVEKQEKMIEKEIVKDKIIKQKEKPSPRKSDIDKPTIEERNDVTKELLQNSETAQIPEITAPAQPASPPKEKIPEKVEKIDQEQSIPQQPNMWEKPKELKDSLSQSKTNNLLAEKRETTGTIAMMETQLATPQEKIVPVTEQDTLHLQMHQEEKQNSPESGKTTPHLDNPGSVKRTPPSQPDLPSMGVYTPDSTTNSVHSLHYGQCELDVNQLGLESPTSIASDLASQNSVERPPSALPMPPSAPANISTPVQITAPPVSVNIPPQVQYSDCSMPQHTPPAHVAIHPMHQPHTPQPLQQPRTPQSHTPQSIPTQSPQPIPQSHTPQPLSQSHTPQPLSQSHTPQNIPIQSPQPMPQSHTPQPLPQSHTPQPMQLSLGAQQQAQNQSMAHNQSQQQQQQQQQHQQQQQQQQQQQQQQQSAHQQQSQSHSSKRASGSQTHRSRSTQQRSHRATPPTSHAQSSQHSAAHVSHNTIAHTHGSHLPPQYQQSSMTVPPMSHPHSHTHAAHSHNMAVISQGNYMAVASQAFPTQNTYVIQHRGGRSGAPTPCTTATNFYIQTSTMPPHSHTPAPPSLTGSGNHQTPNSCSLAKLQQLTNGLEMIPPTPPPAMNLTPPPPIPHTMTPPQTSRQLPTPPQVPLGYGKNYYNVNTAPPGTPGPSSRSASRPSANANMASLNQTYASEGLYRQSLDPSGTCPQMQSAASRVSPNVTLNPNIMASPYGYRVAQPTTGYMNQAAQLGGFMNQASQLPVGVVNMPAPYSQDPHQQNPAAVYTTYHGYINGSLMQPLNGTMRPR